One region of Pelorhabdus rhamnosifermentans genomic DNA includes:
- a CDS encoding LysR family transcriptional regulator, whose protein sequence is MEFRQLQAFLTVANTANFSRAAKLLGYAQSSITTQIQLLEQELGTKLFDRLGKRVVLTDQGQCFFTYVKQILSLADEAKEAVSGSTTLKGSITIGAPESLCATRLPVVLQEYGKRYPQVRIVLKIGSYDDFLFWLKNNSIDVALFFQREMVHPNLNSYTLVAEPIVAVSKRGHPLTQKRRLEPIDLRNETVILAEPGCSYRIILENILSVAKVYLETVLEIGSIEAMKQCAISGLGITFLPRVSVEKELESGQLVDLHWAGEEFNTVIQLAYHKDKWLSPVLKAFMTVTKEILESN, encoded by the coding sequence ATGGAATTTAGACAGCTACAGGCCTTTTTGACAGTAGCTAATACTGCTAATTTTTCACGTGCAGCTAAGCTATTGGGATATGCACAGTCGAGTATTACTACACAGATTCAGCTTTTGGAACAGGAATTAGGTACAAAATTATTTGATCGTTTAGGTAAACGTGTTGTATTGACAGATCAAGGCCAATGTTTTTTTACCTATGTGAAGCAAATTTTATCCCTTGCTGATGAAGCTAAGGAAGCTGTTTCCGGTTCAACAACTCTAAAAGGTAGCATTACCATTGGGGCACCAGAGTCCTTATGTGCTACTCGCCTGCCGGTGGTACTGCAAGAATACGGCAAACGTTATCCACAGGTGAGAATTGTATTGAAAATTGGCTCCTATGATGACTTCTTATTTTGGCTCAAGAATAATTCAATTGATGTAGCACTTTTCTTTCAGCGTGAAATGGTTCATCCAAATTTAAATTCTTATACTTTAGTAGCGGAACCCATAGTAGCTGTTTCCAAAAGAGGGCATCCTTTAACTCAAAAACGCAGACTTGAGCCAATCGATTTAAGAAATGAAACGGTAATTTTAGCTGAGCCTGGCTGTAGCTATCGTATTATTTTAGAAAACATACTATCTGTTGCTAAGGTATATCTTGAAACAGTTTTAGAAATTGGCAGTATAGAGGCTATGAAACAGTGCGCTATAAGTGGATTAGGCATTACCTTTTTGCCACGTGTTTCGGTAGAAAAAGAATTAGAATCCGGTCAGTTGGTTGATTTGCATTGGGCAGGAGAAGAATTCAACACAGTTATTCAGTTAGCCTATCATAAGGATAAATGGTTATCGCCAGTACTAAAGGCTTTTATGACTGTAACAAAAGAAATTCTGGAATCTAATTAA
- a CDS encoding DMT family transporter, translating into MLRNKDMAIYLSLICVTFLWGTSFAASKIALHELSPLNLAGFRFIAAAIIFGSILAVKKSRIYQEDIPQLVVMGFLSITSYFYIQYTGLLYTTSINASLLLATSPVWTTIVSIFIGQEKINRNAIGGILLAFLGVTIVISRGKLFSLFMSETILGDMLMLLNAIVWAIFTLYGKKIMSKYSPFTAVAYMNIFGTLMLLPIILIPNPLNPTSAIEQLSSITLPTIAAVVYLATLCSVYAYYTWYKGIARIGAVRTASFQYVSPLFAFLAGILLLSETISPFMMIGGIMVIFGVYLTNKQKANLTCTKGS; encoded by the coding sequence ATGTTAAGAAATAAAGATATGGCGATTTACCTTTCACTGATCTGCGTTACCTTTCTATGGGGAACGTCATTTGCCGCCTCTAAAATCGCCTTACATGAACTTAGTCCATTAAATCTAGCAGGATTTCGTTTTATAGCCGCCGCAATCATATTTGGTTCTATTTTGGCAGTGAAAAAATCACGCATTTATCAAGAGGATATACCACAGCTCGTTGTAATGGGTTTTCTCTCGATAACGTCTTATTTTTATATTCAGTATACCGGACTTCTTTATACGACCTCTATTAATGCTTCTTTATTACTAGCGACAAGCCCTGTCTGGACAACAATAGTAAGTATCTTCATTGGCCAAGAAAAAATCAACCGCAATGCTATCGGCGGAATATTGCTCGCTTTTTTAGGAGTCACAATTGTTATCAGTAGAGGAAAACTATTTTCTTTATTTATGTCTGAAACAATCCTAGGCGACATGTTAATGCTCCTTAATGCTATCGTTTGGGCAATCTTTACTCTATATGGGAAAAAAATCATGAGCAAATATTCTCCTTTTACAGCGGTCGCCTATATGAATATTTTCGGAACACTTATGCTTCTACCTATTATTCTAATCCCCAATCCTCTAAATCCAACATCTGCAATTGAGCAACTATCAAGTATCACCCTGCCAACAATTGCTGCAGTAGTATATTTGGCGACACTCTGCTCCGTTTACGCCTACTATACATGGTACAAAGGCATCGCACGAATCGGCGCGGTGCGTACGGCTTCTTTTCAATATGTGAGCCCTCTATTTGCCTTTCTAGCGGGCATACTTTTGTTGAGCGAAACGATTTCGCCATTTATGATGATCGGTGGTATTATGGTTATCTTTGGCGTTTATCTAACCAATAAGCAAAAGGCAAATTTGACTTGCACAAAAGGCAGCTAA
- a CDS encoding GNAT family N-acetyltransferase produces the protein MEYRGGAVTSDLEPKLIMFEDKYYGIYQKVGNDTFADLLHKLHSNIRQFFPLDEVQKRETYLWFENDELVGSIRIYHNKEENCYEIEKVMVASQFQGKGYGTKILNFIVAKLQHTHRTPIVLTVAACNDKSVKMYEKFGFVAVSEEMGEWKIEGDICG, from the coding sequence ATGGAGTATAGAGGCGGGGCTGTCACTTCAGATTTAGAACCGAAGTTGATTATGTTTGAAGACAAATATTACGGTATATATCAAAAGGTCGGAAATGATACTTTCGCTGATTTACTGCACAAATTGCACAGCAATATACGCCAATTTTTCCCGCTTGACGAAGTTCAAAAACGCGAAACGTATCTTTGGTTCGAAAACGATGAGCTTGTCGGAAGCATCCGGATTTATCACAACAAAGAGGAAAACTGTTATGAAATCGAGAAAGTGATGGTCGCTTCGCAGTTTCAGGGCAAAGGTTACGGGACGAAGATATTGAATTTTATTGTAGCGAAACTTCAACACACTCATCGTACGCCGATTGTTTTGACGGTTGCCGCTTGCAACGACAAATCGGTTAAAATGTACGAAAAGTTTGGGTTTGTTGCTGTTAGCGAGGAAATGGGCGAATGGAAAATCGAGGGGGATATATGTGGTTAA
- a CDS encoding CatB-related O-acetyltransferase, with protein MTIPNSNKVYPRSNDCQTIYLKNVITRNNIKVGDYTIYNDFYNDPRDFEKNNVLYQYPINNDKLIIGKFCSIACKAKFLMTSGNHTMKSLSTYTFPLFGEEWDEALKPKDAWDNKGDIVIGNDVWIGYDAIIMSGVKIGDGAIIGTRAVVTNDVSPYTIVGGIPAKVIKKRFSDDVILKLLKIKWWDWSYEKIQANIKYIQAGGINKLD; from the coding sequence ATGACTATTCCAAATTCAAATAAAGTATATCCGAGAAGTAATGATTGCCAAACTATATATCTTAAAAATGTAATTACAAGAAATAATATAAAAGTCGGAGATTATACAATATATAATGACTTTTATAATGACCCAAGAGATTTTGAAAAAAACAATGTATTATATCAATATCCTATAAACAACGATAAATTAATAATTGGTAAGTTTTGTTCAATTGCATGTAAAGCAAAGTTTCTCATGACCAGTGGAAATCACACAATGAAATCACTATCTACTTATACATTTCCTCTTTTCGGAGAAGAATGGGATGAAGCATTAAAACCAAAAGATGCTTGGGATAATAAAGGTGATATTGTAATTGGAAATGATGTGTGGATAGGATATGATGCTATAATTATGTCAGGTGTGAAAATTGGTGATGGTGCAATTATTGGAACCAGAGCAGTAGTTACTAACGATGTTTCACCTTATACCATTGTTGGAGGCATACCAGCAAAAGTTATAAAGAAAAGGTTTAGTGATGATGTAATTTTAAAATTGCTAAAAATTAAGTGGTGGGATTGGTCATATGAAAAAATCCAAGCAAATATTAAATATATTCAAGCTGGAGGTATCAATAAGTTAGATTGA